TCCTCTGTCGATGCTATTCGAGCAAGGTGGTCtgctctttcattttcttccattggGATTTTTACAATGCAGGACTTCTTGAAAGAATTCTGTAAGTCCTGTACTTTTGACAAGAATAGCTTCATTTTCTCCTCTTTGGCTACGAATTCCCTATGGATATGCCCAACAATTACTTGAGAGTCACTTCGTAGCTCAATAAACTCGGCTCCCATCTCTCGCCCCAAGCCGAGTCCAGCTATTACGGCCTCGTATTCAGCTTCATTGTTGGTAGTTCTAAACTCCAACCTTATGGAACTGTGTAGCTCTTCTCCATCTGGGGTGATTAATATCACCCTAGCTCCACCATGTCGTCTTGTGGATGACCCATCCACATAAATTACCCAACTTTCGTCCCTCGGCCATTGTTCTGCATCTAGCAGATTAGTAAATACTGTCAGAAAGTCTGCCAATGCCTGACCCTTGATGGAGTTCTGAAGGAGGAATTCGATATCAAACTCTCCAAGTTCAATTGCCCGGTTGGCCAGTCTTCCGGATAAGTTTAGCTTGCGAAGCACCTTTCTGAGAGGGTATTCAGTGAGAACCTTTATCGTGTGAGCTTGGAAGTATGGTTGGAGTTTCCTTGACGCTATAGTAAGAGCGAAGGCAAGCTTTTCCATTTGGGGGTATCTCTCCTCGGCCCCTTTCAGTACTCGGCTGATAAAATATACAGGCTTCTACACTCCTTCCTCTTCTCGTACAATGGCTGCACTTACTGCCGTTGGAGAGATAGCTAAGTATAAATACAATACTTCTCTTGGGACTGTTCGACTTAGCAAAGGTGGGTTGACTAAATACTTCTTTAATTCTCCAAAAGCTTCCTCGCATTCATCAGACCATTCAAAGGACTTTCTCAGGATTTTAAAGAATGGCAGACACTTATCAGTTGACTGATAAATGAATCGGTTAAGTACTGCTATTCTACCTGTTAATTGTTGGAGTTGCTTCGCATTCTTTGGAGACTGCATATCCAAAACTGCTTGGATCTTTTCTGGATTAGCTTCAATTCCTCGGTTTGACACCATATAGCCGAGGAACTTTCCCGAGGATACCCCGAATGCACACTTCGCAGGATTTAGCTTCATTCCATACGCTTTCAACGTTTCAAACGTTTCATGTAGGTCAGCTATATGGTCCTGTGGTAATGTGTTTTTGACTAACATGTCATCCACGTACACTTCCATGTTCTGCCCGATCTGCTCTCGGAATATTTTGTTTACCAGTCTCTGGTAGGTTGCCTCTACATTTTTTAGACCGAAAGGCATGACCTTATAACAGTACAAGCCTCGGTCAGTAATAAATGCAATCTTCTCTCTATCTTCTGGGTGCATGTACATCTGGTTATAATCAGAAAAGGCATCCATAAAATTGAGTAAACCATACCCAAACGTTGAATCGACTAGTGCATCAATGCGGGGCAGAGGAAAGCTATTTTTCGGACAAGCGTTGTTAAGGTCGGTGAAGTCTACACACATTCTTCACCTcccattggattttttaacCAATACTACACTGGCTAACCAAGTGGGATAGTGTACTTCTTCAATAAACCGAGCTCTGAGCAGCTTCTCTACTTCTTCGGCTATCACCATGTTTCGATCAGGAGCAAACTTCCTTCTCTTCTGCTTCACTGGTTTCATACTTGGATCCACATTGAGCTAGTAAAGTATGTCTTTAGGGCTAATGCCTGGCATATCTTCGTGCGTCCACGCAAATACCTCCAAGTTCTTTTTTCAGAAAAGTGACAAGGCCTTCTAGGACCTTCGAGGAGAGTTGAGACCCGACCTACACAACTTTTCCGTTTACTACCATCACATCTTCTAGCATCTCGGCAGGTTCGCCCTTCGGTTCACCTTCCTTTCTGCTTTCCACGATACTAACCGTCAAAGGTGTGGCTTCTGAAGGCTTCTTTAGGGAAGTGATGTAACACTTCCTCACCGCAGTCTGGTCATCTTTGACCTCTCCAACTCCTCCTTCTCTCGAGAACTTCATTTTCAAATGATAAGTTGAAGTTACggccttcaacttattcaatGTCGGCCGACTGATTATTGCGTTGTAAGCAGATGGTCGGTCAACCACCAAGAAGTTTACCATGACAGTTGACTGCTTGGGAGTCGTTCCTGCTATTACAGGAAGTGAGATAATCCCAATAGGTTGAACTTGCTCCCCTACAAACCCGACTAAGGGAGAACCAAATGGTTTGATCCTACTGCGATCAATGCCCATCTGTTTGAAAACTGGCTAGTAGAGGATGTCAGCCGAACTCCCATTGTCCACTAAGATATGATGGAGCACATGGTTGGCCACTATCACCGTTACCACCAATGCATCGTCATGGGGCATCATTACTCCCTTCGCATCTTCTTCAGAGAACGATAAGACTATGGGCTCTCGCTTTAAGGCTTTGGCAGGCCTTTCAAGAAAAAGAACCTCTTCGGTTTGCACCCTTCTAGCATGGGCTTTTCTGTCTGAGTTAGACTCTCCTCCACCAGCTATACCTCCTAAAATGGTTAGGATTTCTCCTACTACATCATGATTCCGAGGTGGGGGAAGCGCCTCCCGATCGTTCCTCGGCTCAGCTTGCCGATTATGCACTGGTTTAGCATATCGATCATCTCTTGGGCCATTGTCATGTCTTTGCCTCTGCTTTCGGCCTCCGACAGCTTCTAGGTTTCCCTCGACCAACAGGGGCTGCTGACGATCCCTTCCTCTGGCCCTCTCACCTGTAAGGAACCTCACCAGTTTACCATTCCTAATGAAGGATTGAAGGATTCTATTTCATGACAAAGAGATACACACTCCTCGATCAAGTGGCCGACTTCATTATGATAGTGGCAAAACTTGGTGTGGTCTCATTTTGATGCGAGACCCTTCAGTCTTGTTGGCCATCTGAAGTTAGGGTCTCTCTGGATCTCCATCAACTCCTCGGTCATACTGGTGTTCAATGGAGTGAACTTGCTAAATTCTCTTAGAGACTCGTTCTTTGGTTTGAGGGCTCTCTTATCCTACTGCTTTTGGTTTCTTGCCTACTTTTTCCCGGAGCTCACTGGTGCTGCCTTCTCACTACTCTTCTCTTGCCGAGTTGCCTTCTCTTGGGACTTCATCAGGGCAGCAACAGTTTCCTCTTCATTGATGTACTCTTCCACCTTGTTTAGAAAATGACAAATAGTCACCATTGTAGATTTCTACGCTAACTTGGCCATCAGTGGCCCTTCGGCTCTCACCCCATGCATAAGAGCGTCAAGTACCGTTTACTCACTCGGACTCTTTACTGTCAACTTTTCCTTATTAAATCTGAGCATGAAGTCTTTTAGGGACCTATCCTTCCCTTGAACCAAAGAAAGCAGGTAAGTTGGGCTCTTCTTCCTTTTCCGAGTAGCCAAAAATTGGCTTAGAAAGAGACATCACAAGGAATTGAAGTTATCCACCGACTTAGCAGGGAATTGAAGCACTCCTTGGCTACTCCTGCTAGAGTTAACGGAAACGCCCGACATGCGATCTCATCTAGAGTACTATGGAGGATAAAGTGTACTCTAAGGCTTTCCATATGCTCCATAGGGTCCCCATTGCCATCAAATTTGTCTACATGAGGCATTTTGAATTTGTCGGGCAAGGGGAAGTTCATCACCCTATCCGTGAAAGGTAGGTTGGTGTTCTCCATGAGTTCTTCCGCCATCAACCCTTTCTCCCCATTGGCCATTTTGTCAACCATTTCAGCATACTTCCTCTTCAGGTTTCCCAGCTCAGCACTTGCATCAATTTCATTATGGAGAGTATGGGATCTCTTGCGATGAGATCGGTCGCGATGAGCCCTTCTGCGGCGTCTTTCACGATGAGACCTCTCAGCATGGGACCTCTCGTGGTGATCCTTGTTTTGAGCACAGGATTTCTCATGATGATCCTCGTTCTAGGTCGTAGTATGACGGCTGCCATGAACTGAGCTCACACTACCTTCAACCTGCTTGCCTTGGCAGATGAGTTCTCGCCTTTCCCTTTCTCGCCTTTCTTTATGCTCCTTCTCCCGCCTTTCTTCTCGCTTACGCTCCCGTCGGCCATTGCGGCCTTCAGCAGCCGTGAGCTTGGTAGTGAGATCATTGTTCTGCTTCTTCAACGCATCCATGGAGGCAGTCATCTGCCTCATGAACTCAGCGAGGTCAAGAGGTGTTGCAGCTGTGCCGGGCAGCTCGGCTCGGCCATCTGGCGAAGGATGCGATGCACGTGTAGTTACCATTTCGAATTGTTGTCAGGAACTGATGAAAATCTCAATGCTCCCACAGACGGCAccaaactgttgatgcacagtttttcAAGGATGAAACATGGCGCACTCTTCAGATGGTATCGCGATGTCCGAGGATGCGTCGGGCCTTCACACAAGAACAAACAATAGGATTAAAGTCACCGGTGGTCTCTCGGTGGGgatactccgatgcctaagtcagtgatttaagagagagaaaagatgtaAGCAACAATAAAACTCAAATAGtaagagttgtgattaccttagCACTGATAagtgacttgtatttataggcataaaAGGAGTTTGTCCTCCCACACATCTCGGAgccttatcccttgatatcagCTGCGCAGGTATTTAAGAAAGGGATGGTTTGTAGCTGCTCTGTGATCTTAGTAACCTAAGATCACGGGATAGGTGTTACAGCTTTCGTGTGACGCTAGGTTAGGTGCTAACAACTGATATACATCTTAATTGATATAGATAATCCAAGTGTTGGACAATATGAATATATATCTCCATGGTAGAATGACCAATTTGTCCCTCGGCCTTTGACTATTTTGGCCCATGAGTAGTGTCTCGGATTAGGAGCCCGAGACCTCCATGGGCTAAGCCGACTGAGGGCTTAGCAGGCCTGCATATCTGCGGAGTCTTGGGCTTAGGACCCGTTAGGTCTTATGAAATTGATCCATGACCTAACAGATTTAATATCTaaattattggaaaaaattttatttaatttgctagacaaaaaaagtgaaactataaattaagtaaatatgatataccaaataaaatatgagaaagagttaattgacatAGCACATATATGTCTTCATCTTGCATGACTActttaaaatttgtttcaaaataCACTACTTTACAATTTAGTTAGTGAAAGGAGAGGATGAAGCTATGAATTATTGGATTGTGGAAATTGATCCATCTTCGTTTGGTAGCTCTTGAACAGTAGTAATGTTGAATCTTTGGTGTGGTCCTTCACGTCCGTCAATCAATGTAGCTCTTAGCCGAATAATGAATTCTTGCTCTGAAGAAAGCCTTGCAAGGCTTTATATGTTAGTAATGCCCTGAGAATAAAAGTAAGATAGGTTTGATGaatcataaaaataagaagGAAGTCTTGTTACAAAGGTTCCACGAGAAGTGGAAGGTATTTGTTGGTATTATAAAAAAAGTGGAAAACATTGATAACCTATATTCAAAATATTGAGTAACAAAAAGATTTTGAGCTAcgagaattttaattttaatttttggtgggttttgtttgattttttgttctatttggTTGTAGGAATTGTATTgtactatttgtttttttaagtgtgACTGTTTGGTAAGATTGGATTGATAAGTAAATAGCCTATTATATTTGTCTCTTtatcttaagaaaatattattatttgtctctttctcttaaaaatgaagagaatgtTAACTTGCTCTGTGTATAAATTAACATGCAATTAGAATTTTAAGATTGTTTAAAAAATGGGGTAACTTCACTAAAGATTCCTGAATGGGGTAACTTCACTAAAGAtccctgaacttccactcgatttaACAAACtccccttaaactttaaaatctctcaatttagtctcctgaactttcaattgctctcaatttggaccactccgtcagattttaaacgttgcatgacgtttatacccttgacttttgtataaaattccaacttccaaaacgtttttttatttaaaaaaaaaatgaaaatcagggatattttgttcttttctatatttttaacggctaaaattgacagagaggtccacattgagagcaattgaaagttcggtgaactaaattgagagattttgaagtttaagggggGTTTGTGAAATCAGGTGGAAGTTCAAAGATCTTCAGTGAAGTTAtcccttaaaaaattaaatcacacaGACCCAAAATACACTATATAGAAATAGAAGACAGCACAAAATGAATATATTTAAGAGATAAAGCTTCAACAAAAGTAGACTCCTAAGACAACACGAAAGGAAGTAATTTATTTAAGTGATAAAGCTTCAACAAAGTAGACTTTCTGAAGGTAGATGAGAAGTTTCTTTTCGTTAAACTACTCTGACATAGATTCTCGTGGTTTGCTTTCTGTGTAAATTAATTTGCTGTTAGAATTTCAAagattggtaaaaaaaattaaatcacaccGAATCAAAATACACTATATAAAAACGTAAGATAGCAcaaaaaaggaatttatttaagAGATAAGGATTCGTGTAGAGGATAAATTGTTTTTCGTTGTTTGTTTAATAGAAGTTCACTTTTGTGAAATAACTTCTTCACATGCATGCTAGCTTGGAAAACAATTTGAAATGCTCCCACTCACATTCTAGCTTGGAACTTGGAACACTTTAATATCCTTTGCCTTGATGGTGtgtgttgggaataaattcataCTACAAGCCCATCAAATTCTGGGTCCAATGGCCAAGCATAGGCCCacgaagatattaattaataagcaatggctattaattaaatagacatatatattccaattaggataatattggaataaagacatCCTACTTATCTACATGATATCTGTTGAAtgtttatctctacatgatagctgttgagttttatctcaactctggactctcaaaccaattcaaataagaagatccAGTTCAAGTTTACTTCAGCttcccaagcctataaataggcccctacatAAGGTACTAAAACATTCGAAAATATTTATCTTAGAaactttctgactttggcatcggagtaTCCCAGTTCCCCGGGAACTCCTTTGGcaatattacttttttgtagtgatttagAGTGCATGACGACGTATTGAAAACTTCGAAGAAAGCGCAtccaccgtgttgaaaactgttctaacagtttGACGCCGTCAGTTGGAAAGATTATCTcgtttttcataaaaaaaaaaaaaaaaaaaaaaattcatcacgGTGTAAGCACGCATTCCAGCAACAACCAACACAAAAAATTCGCCGATTTACTTTGTCCATAGCAGATCTGCACAGTacgatgttatatatatatatatatatatatatataggccaatGGCCAACCATGCGACTCACTGACACGTGCGCAGCATCACGTTCGTGACCCGCAGGCAACCGAACCTCTAGACCCGCAGCACTGGCGTTCACCACAGATCCAACCTCCGCCGGAGAGCCAAGCACCCAAGCTGGAGCTGCCGTCATTGACCCCCAAGCCGAGTCGCCAGAGACCCAACGCTAACGCAACTCACACTGCCGGAGACCCAACGCCGGTGTGACCCACTGCTGCCGGAAGCCCGCAAAGTTGCCGATCCCTGGACAGACGAAGCCCAATAGCCACCGCTGCCTGGGACCTCTCCGCGTTCACGGAGACCCACCACTGCCTAAGCCCCAGAGCTCCAGACCTGCAGCACCTTCAAATTGCGGTTGCCCTCACGACCAAACCACCATTGCAGGAGACCCAAAGCTCACGTCGCCGGACCAAACACCCCCGCCGGAGGCGCAAACGCAAGACAGGGCTGCTGGAGCCTAAACCCGCAGCTCCGCCAACGTCGCCGATTTGCCGCTCTTCAAGCCCAAACCCGTGACCGACGAACCTCCAAAGTCCACCGGTCTCCACGCCTGTAACGCCACCGGTTCCACTCTGTTGCAGTCGATACCACCACTGCCGAAGCGCCGGACCTGCACGTACTTAGCTACTGCTcgtagaagaaaaagaaaaggaagaagaaaaaagaaaaaagataaaaagaaaagaaaaaagaaaaacatgaagGGCTGTTCGTTGGAggaatttggagaagaaaattggCGTTTGGCAACAGGTTTTTCTTATTCAGTTTATATTCCTGTTCTGGTTTAAGAATAGGTTATCCTCatttaagtttatattcctattctagtGTAGGAATAGATTATCCTGATTTAAGCttatattcctattctagtttaggaataggctattctggtttaaattccaaatttggttttgattGGTTGTGAGAATAAGGTAATTCTTATTCCAAATTATTACATTTTGGGGATACCCTAACCTggataaaaagcaaaaaggaagaaaaaattcCGCCATGGTGGCCACAACACGATCAGGAAGTGTGGCAATCCGGCAGGGAAAGTCACAAACAGAAATAGCCAACCATGTCGGTCCATTGGTCCAGCCTAATTCAAAACCTTTCAACCATGCCAGCCAGATTGACTCGATAGATCCAGTTATCAGCATTAACCCAATTGATCACATAGTTTAGCAGGGACcggttcaacacaacatacctcCCTGTCAACCATAAATGGGAGATCTTGAACGCTTTGCGGCAATGGCAGCGCAAATCGAAGCCCTGACACGGCAAAATGTAGAACTCCGTCTACGGGTATCAGTGCAGTCTCATCGCGAGGAAACCCGTGGTGGGCGGGACGAAGAAGAGCACAACAGCCGTGTTAGCACTCATAATCAACCAAGAGGAGGACACTAAGAAGACAACTTCAAGCAGCATGCAAGCCGAAAGGAGGAAAATCAGGTGAATGATAGCAAAATCGATGGTATCTAAGATAGAGATGACGAACTCAACCGAAGGATGGCAGAGCTTGACAAGAGGTTCACCAACCTGGAGATGGAGTGGAAGAATAAAGGAAAGGACACCTTCGTGGAGAAGATGTTGCAGGGAACCGGTTCACCTTTTTCCCCACGTGTGGAGGAAAATCAGTTGCCTGAAAAATTCAAGGCTCCTCCTATAATGAGTTACAAGGGAGTTGGAGATCCAGTTGAACACTTGGAAGATTTTCGGTCACATGTGCACCTCCTTGGCATCCCAGACGAGGTCGCTTGCAGGGCCTTCCCCCTCACTTTATCAGGAAGTGCTCGAAACTGGTTCAGGAAGCTGCCCCCGGGCTCAGTAGACAAATTTGAAGATCTAGGTCGGGTATTATTAACTCAGTTTATGACTTCACGGATCTGGAAGAAACCGCCGTCCTATTTGCTTACTCTGAAGCAGCGTAGTGATGAAACCCTGAAGCAATTCATAACTTGGTTCAACCTAGAGAAGACAGAAATTGAAGAACCCTTAGATGACCTGATATACTCAGCAATTTATCATAGGCTCTTGACCAAAGAGCTGATGATGAGGAAGATGTCGCGAAAACCACCAAGCAATCTACAAGAATTGATGAGCAAGGTACAAGAGTTCATCAATGAGGCTGATGTTCTGGAGGCGATAGATAGCACGAGACATCCGGgacaaaaagaagataagaagaaggaGACCTAGAACGCAATGGAGGAACATAAGCCTTCAAGGAAGAAGTTCCGGGACTATGATTTCACACTTCTCAATGCTAAGATGTCAGAGGTGTTGATGGAGATCAAAAAGGATCTAGAGTTTGTCTGGCCACAAAAGATACCCAGCAATCCTCCGGAGAAGAACAAGGATCAGTATTGTGAATTTCATGAAGCTAGAGGTCACTACACCGAAGGAAGTATAGCCCTGAGGCTATTG
This genomic interval from Corylus avellana chromosome ca3, CavTom2PMs-1.0 contains the following:
- the LOC132174185 gene encoding uncharacterized protein LOC132174185; the encoded protein is MAELDKRFTNLEMEWKNKGKDTFVEKMLQGTGSPFSPRVEENQLPEKFKAPPIMSYKGVGDPVEHLEDFRSHVHLLGIPDEVACRAFPLTLSGSARNWFRKLPPGSVDKFEDLGRVLLTQFMTSRIWKKPPSYLLTLKQRSDETLKQFITWFNLEKTEIEEPLDDLIYSAIYHRLLTKELMMRKMSRKPPSNLQELMSKVQEFINEADVLEAIDSTRHPGQKEDKKKET